One Pontibacillus yanchengensis DNA window includes the following coding sequences:
- a CDS encoding ArsR/SmtB family transcription factor, with product MSEKVIKQSNKETCDTFCYDEEVVLRVQPEIEKVEGVELIFKALSDATRMKIAYALSIEKELCVCDVANIIGSTTATASHHLRLLRNMKLAKYRKEGKLVFYSLADDHVHQLVSIALVHSKES from the coding sequence TTGAGTGAAAAAGTAATAAAACAATCCAATAAAGAAACGTGTGATACATTTTGCTATGATGAGGAAGTCGTCCTAAGAGTACAACCAGAAATAGAAAAGGTGGAAGGCGTAGAATTAATTTTTAAAGCACTATCAGACGCTACGAGAATGAAAATTGCCTATGCATTATCAATAGAAAAAGAGCTTTGTGTTTGTGATGTGGCTAATATTATTGGCTCAACGACGGCTACAGCTTCCCATCATTTAAGATTGTTGCGTAACATGAAATTAGCTAAATATCGAAAAGAAGGAAAGCTTGTTTTTTACTCTTTAGCAGATGATCATGTACATCAACTAGTTTCGATAGCTTTGGTTCACTCAAAGGAATCATAA
- a CDS encoding C45 family autoproteolytic acyltransferase/hydolase, which produces MKKRLASVGYNLQILGRHDGVDQEGLVLRLHFVSHEDYRKGVSPWISIRMVLDTCSSLDEAVSLLKEIPHAACYNFSIGDREGNIAVVEASPEQVAVRNDGASLTCVNHFQTKLLKSKNRTNIEGSIKRNDYLNLFKGGYLFQHELFNMFKCKNSPVYFTDYENQFGTLHTFSYPYQNSRILTSIAQSNQVLDMDLQKWVDGEDINVQVLKGYIE; this is translated from the coding sequence CTGAAGAAGCGGTTAGCATCAGTAGGGTATAATCTTCAAATTCTAGGTAGGCATGATGGAGTAGACCAAGAAGGATTAGTCTTAAGGTTGCATTTTGTTAGTCATGAGGATTATAGAAAAGGGGTATCACCGTGGATTTCGATACGAATGGTTTTAGATACGTGTTCTTCCTTAGATGAAGCGGTGTCTTTGCTTAAAGAAATCCCTCACGCTGCTTGCTATAATTTTTCCATAGGAGATCGAGAAGGAAATATAGCTGTTGTAGAAGCTAGTCCAGAACAAGTTGCGGTAAGGAATGATGGTGCATCATTAACCTGTGTGAATCATTTTCAAACCAAACTGCTAAAAAGTAAGAATCGAACAAATATAGAAGGGTCTATAAAGAGAAACGACTACTTGAATTTGTTTAAAGGTGGATATCTTTTCCAACACGAACTATTCAACATGTTTAAATGTAAGAACTCTCCAGTTTACTTTACTGATTATGAAAATCAATTTGGAACACTACATACATTTTCATACCCCTATCAAAATTCAAGGATCTTAACCTCTATTGCTCAAAGTAATCAAGTATTAGATATGGATTTGCAAAAGTGGGTGGATGGTGAAGATATAAATGTACAGGTTTTAAAAGGCTATATTGAATAA
- a CDS encoding type IA DNA topoisomerase, with protein MTRVVILAEKPSQAKAYADAFQIKEKTKTHIELKPDDTFPDGATITWGIGHLVELQEPHEYKPEWKKWKLDQLPIVPDQFYEKVSSGKWAQFKTVKHLFQQADVIINGTDVDREGSNIFYSILRLTGVKGKPIKRLWINSLEKDEVRKGFNQLQNNEKDLFLFDEAKARQISDWMVGINASRLFTVLLQTKGFSGYLSIGRVQSPTVYLIYQRQKEIEDFVPEPFYQIESYFQADKGTYKGIANIKETDKAKVQAIMDQHRLKEKEELPGTVQKVEKKTKQQKSPKLHSLSTLQSVANKRWKYSPSKVLKTMQKLYEKRLVTYPRTDCNFITENEFAYLLKNLSKYQETMNVSFTPVSLKPNKRYVDSNKVQEHYAIIPTKTVPTTKKLASLSYEERNIYNEIMMNTLAMFHENYVYEETTIITDVNGLPFKTTGKTEVKRGWKELFPKPAKSNQEKDSILPDVYNGEGVKAHVHLKESMTKPPKPYTEGDLINMMKTCGKLIDNEEDVEMLKEVEGLGTEATRSSIIETIKNQQYIEVKKNVVYVTDKGITLCEAIEGTLLSSPSMTAKWESYLKKIGSGQGSKQTFIKQTSQFIEKLIEETPNTLGHIQVKQTKGAEQNNNKEIVRCPSCMTGSIVDRYKFYGCSNYKEGCNVTFPKKLAGKTLTPNMIKTLCQKKQTRVLKGFKGKKPFKTALKLDEEFKIRFDFKDNLSKTND; from the coding sequence ATGACACGAGTGGTCATCTTAGCAGAGAAACCGTCTCAAGCAAAAGCATATGCCGACGCATTTCAAATAAAAGAAAAAACCAAAACACATATCGAATTAAAACCAGACGACACATTTCCCGATGGTGCGACCATTACGTGGGGGATTGGCCATTTAGTAGAATTACAAGAGCCTCATGAATACAAACCTGAATGGAAGAAATGGAAGCTCGATCAGTTACCTATAGTTCCAGATCAATTCTATGAAAAAGTATCCAGTGGCAAATGGGCTCAATTCAAAACCGTTAAACACCTTTTCCAACAAGCAGACGTTATCATCAATGGAACCGATGTGGACCGGGAAGGATCAAATATTTTCTATAGTATCCTACGACTTACAGGTGTAAAAGGGAAACCAATCAAACGTTTATGGATTAACTCCCTAGAAAAAGATGAGGTCAGAAAAGGGTTTAACCAGCTACAAAATAATGAAAAGGATTTGTTTTTGTTCGATGAAGCTAAGGCACGTCAGATTAGCGATTGGATGGTAGGTATCAATGCCAGTCGTCTATTTACAGTTTTGCTGCAAACAAAAGGATTTTCAGGATATCTATCAATCGGTCGAGTACAATCACCTACCGTCTATTTAATATATCAAAGGCAAAAAGAGATTGAAGACTTTGTTCCAGAACCTTTTTATCAGATTGAAAGTTATTTTCAAGCGGATAAAGGTACATATAAAGGCATAGCAAACATCAAAGAAACCGACAAGGCCAAAGTACAAGCTATAATGGATCAGCATAGACTTAAGGAAAAAGAAGAGCTACCGGGTACAGTGCAAAAGGTGGAGAAGAAAACGAAGCAACAAAAATCTCCAAAACTTCATTCCTTATCTACATTGCAGAGTGTAGCGAATAAACGTTGGAAATACAGCCCTTCAAAAGTGTTGAAAACAATGCAGAAATTATATGAGAAACGATTAGTTACATATCCACGTACAGACTGTAACTTTATTACAGAAAATGAATTTGCTTACTTATTGAAGAACCTTTCTAAGTATCAGGAAACTATGAACGTTTCCTTTACACCAGTCTCCCTTAAGCCGAATAAGCGATACGTAGACAGCAACAAAGTTCAGGAACACTATGCAATAATCCCGACAAAAACGGTTCCTACCACTAAAAAACTAGCTAGCTTAAGTTATGAGGAACGTAACATCTATAATGAGATTATGATGAACACACTTGCTATGTTTCATGAAAATTATGTATATGAAGAAACCACCATCATAACTGATGTAAATGGGTTGCCATTTAAAACAACAGGTAAGACAGAAGTAAAGCGTGGATGGAAGGAATTGTTCCCTAAGCCTGCAAAATCGAATCAAGAGAAAGACTCCATTTTACCTGATGTATATAACGGCGAAGGTGTAAAGGCACATGTTCATTTAAAAGAGAGCATGACAAAGCCACCAAAGCCTTACACAGAAGGCGATCTGATTAATATGATGAAAACTTGTGGAAAGCTTATCGACAATGAAGAAGACGTAGAAATGCTTAAGGAAGTCGAAGGTCTTGGTACGGAAGCAACACGATCTAGTATTATCGAAACGATTAAGAACCAACAATATATAGAAGTAAAAAAGAATGTCGTATATGTAACAGATAAGGGGATAACTCTATGTGAAGCCATTGAGGGCACACTTCTATCTAGTCCTAGTATGACGGCCAAATGGGAATCTTATCTAAAAAAGATTGGAAGCGGTCAAGGTTCCAAACAAACGTTCATAAAGCAAACAAGCCAGTTCATAGAGAAATTAATAGAAGAAACACCCAACACCCTTGGTCATATACAAGTTAAACAAACAAAAGGAGCGGAACAAAACAATAATAAAGAGATTGTTAGATGCCCCTCTTGTATGACTGGATCAATTGTTGATCGCTACAAATTCTATGGATGTTCTAATTATAAAGAAGGATGCAACGTCACATTTCCGAAGAAATTAGCAGGGAAAACATTAACACCGAACATGATTAAAACACTTTGTCAGAAGAAACAAACGAGAGTTCTTAAAGGATTTAAAGGAAAAAAACCATTCAAAACAGCACTAAAATTAGACGAAGAGTTCAAAATAAGATTTGATTTTAAAGATAATCTATCAAAAACTAATGACTAG
- a CDS encoding DUF692 family multinuclear iron-containing protein, protein MMIKLACNYSAELLNLLHQEKVTVDWIKLSRWDVYTKEVQFARKVRPVLLHTLPNAAQSNLEEMDWDDINNAIQECSSPHIAIHLSGRHNYWPNHPATIEAIKQRLHNGILYCKGKLDVNLLIENVPYDSRSEVYKCVSDPSFIYSLCEDTGVELLLDLAHLRVAAYHRNESPYDYLDQLPLHRIREIHVCGPEYDPENGLQDRHLEMAEEDYQLLAFTLTKTSPDFVTLEYGGTGKKMEWRSDQDTLERQLQRLSDIVNSQFKHDGI, encoded by the coding sequence ATGATGATAAAATTAGCTTGTAATTATTCAGCAGAATTATTGAACTTATTACATCAAGAAAAAGTAACAGTAGATTGGATTAAACTCTCTCGCTGGGATGTTTATACAAAAGAGGTACAATTCGCTCGTAAAGTAAGACCTGTTTTACTACATACATTACCCAATGCAGCACAATCAAATCTTGAGGAAATGGATTGGGATGATATCAATAATGCGATTCAAGAATGTAGTTCACCACATATTGCGATTCACCTATCTGGTCGTCATAACTACTGGCCCAATCATCCTGCGACAATAGAAGCTATTAAACAACGTTTACATAATGGGATCCTCTATTGTAAAGGAAAGCTTGATGTAAATCTGCTTATTGAAAATGTTCCTTATGACTCTAGGAGTGAAGTATATAAATGTGTATCAGATCCATCCTTTATCTATTCATTATGTGAAGACACAGGTGTTGAACTTCTACTTGATTTAGCTCATTTACGAGTTGCTGCCTATCATCGAAATGAATCACCTTACGACTATTTAGACCAGTTACCGCTACATCGAATTAGAGAGATTCATGTTTGCGGTCCAGAATATGATCCAGAAAATGGACTACAAGATCGGCACTTAGAAATGGCAGAAGAAGATTATCAATTATTAGCCTTCACACTTACCAAAACATCTCCTGATTTTGTCACGTTGGAGTATGGAGGAACAGGAAAGAAGATGGAGTGGAGAAGTGATCAGGACACGTTAGAAAGGCAACTGCAGAGGTTGAGTGATATAGTGAATAGCCAATTTAAACATGATGGAATATAA
- a CDS encoding glycosyltransferase, whose translation MKIAIITETFLPSTDGVVTRLTEAIKYLRKQNHEVVVIAPDLGVTEFEGAIIEGVKATNLPFYRYRPFALPNKIVKDLLEKHQPDLVHVVNPALLGVSGVKYASLLNFPLIASYHTHVPKYMDYYNLYPFKPILWWYFKRLHNKADLNLCTSQAVKNELDEHGFHNVHVWKRGVAIDRYHPSHYNEDMRNRLSGGEPEKKLLVFVGRLAPEKEIHKLKPLLEKRSDVRLAIVGDGPVREQLENKFTGTNTIFTGFLHGNELSQAFSSADAFIFPSITETLGLVILEAMASGLPVIAAKSGPTMEQVDDERTGLLFENEDTQSLITAVEKLEDPALHQSMRENAREEAEKFSWTKPSEQILEVYEEVLGVTAMKQAQ comes from the coding sequence GTGAAGATTGCGATAATAACAGAAACGTTTCTGCCTTCTACAGATGGAGTTGTAACAAGGTTAACAGAAGCTATTAAGTATTTACGCAAACAAAATCACGAAGTTGTTGTTATTGCACCTGATCTTGGCGTTACGGAATTTGAAGGAGCAATTATTGAAGGGGTAAAAGCAACAAATTTACCTTTCTATAGGTACCGACCGTTTGCACTACCAAATAAAATTGTTAAAGATCTCCTGGAGAAACATCAACCTGATTTAGTACATGTGGTGAACCCAGCATTACTAGGAGTTAGTGGAGTAAAGTATGCAAGTCTTCTTAACTTTCCATTAATTGCTTCTTATCACACTCACGTACCAAAATATATGGACTATTATAATTTATATCCATTTAAGCCAATTCTATGGTGGTATTTTAAACGCCTGCACAATAAAGCAGATCTTAATTTGTGTACCTCTCAAGCTGTCAAAAATGAATTGGATGAGCATGGTTTTCACAATGTTCATGTTTGGAAGCGAGGGGTGGCGATAGATCGATACCATCCGAGCCATTATAATGAAGATATGCGTAACCGTTTGTCCGGTGGGGAGCCTGAAAAAAAGCTACTTGTATTCGTGGGTCGTTTAGCACCGGAAAAGGAAATTCATAAGCTAAAGCCTTTACTTGAAAAACGTAGTGATGTTCGGTTGGCCATCGTAGGAGATGGACCTGTTCGGGAGCAATTAGAAAATAAATTTACCGGTACAAATACCATTTTCACAGGCTTCTTACATGGTAATGAACTATCTCAAGCGTTCTCATCAGCTGATGCGTTTATTTTCCCATCTATTACAGAAACATTAGGTTTGGTTATCCTAGAAGCAATGGCTTCAGGCTTACCAGTCATTGCTGCCAAGAGTGGACCTACTATGGAACAGGTGGATGATGAACGAACTGGCCTATTATTCGAAAATGAAGATACGCAGAGTTTAATTACAGCTGTAGAAAAGCTAGAAGATCCGGCTCTTCACCAAAGCATGAGAGAAAATGCTAGAGAGGAAGCCGAGAAATTCAGCTGGACTAAACCATCTGAACAAATCCTCGAAGTATATGAGGAGGTTCTGGGTGTAACAGCTATGAAACAAGCACAATGA
- a CDS encoding PadR family transcriptional regulator, with product MNLSSKNNPKKFALNMSAAQFTKFYVLHLLHKRTSMISEHFKEEFAKLTGNWRPAPSTLLDTLHEMTDEGLLQRKEDYKSYEKKRQKVYWYRVTEKGTEEFEVLKKHYKVLFDEQLDILKRIMNEIYQ from the coding sequence ATGAATTTGTCTAGTAAAAACAATCCAAAAAAGTTTGCCTTGAACATGTCAGCCGCTCAATTCACAAAGTTTTACGTCTTACATTTGTTACACAAACGTACATCCATGATTAGTGAACACTTTAAAGAAGAGTTTGCTAAGTTAACTGGCAATTGGCGCCCAGCTCCATCTACTCTTCTGGATACATTACATGAAATGACAGATGAAGGTCTTCTCCAACGAAAAGAAGATTACAAATCCTATGAGAAAAAACGTCAAAAAGTTTACTGGTACCGTGTTACAGAAAAAGGTACAGAGGAATTTGAAGTTCTTAAAAAACATTATAAGGTGCTTTTTGATGAGCAATTAGATATTTTAAAACGAATTATGAATGAAATCTATCAATAG
- a CDS encoding AMP-binding protein, whose amino-acid sequence MSQHAVWFPSETYKKQTRLYQWMNSLGYTDYDAFHEKSIDEIEWFWDQAVSELGIEWFHDYNQTLDLSKGIKYPNWFVNGKLNVTYNAVEKWANDTDMANELALIWESDEGLTRMFTYKQLLKEVNQAAAGFQDIGIEKGDIIALYLPMIPETLFSMLAASKIGAIFSPAFSGYKADAIATRINASKAKVLITADGFHRRGKTMLMKEEADKAIKQCPSIEKMIVVERLGSEIDLDAYKEVTWSTMTKNVTDFKTEEMNADDPFMIIYTSGTTGKPKGALHTHSGFPIKASFDAGIGMDVKKKDTLFWYTDMGWMMGPFLVYGGLINGASIVMFEGTPDYPNPDRLWDIVERHQVTHLGISPTLVRSLMKNGTDWVNQHDLSTLRVIGATGEPFNPEPWMWLFKDVGKSQIPIFNYSGGTEISGGMLGNVLVKPIGPVTFNSALPGMDVQVYNHQGNSVSNQVGELVLLKPWVGMTKGFYKENERYEKTYWNRWPDTWVHGDWVIHDEEGFYTITGRSDDTLNVAGKRTGPAEIESVLVEHDAVVEAGVIGVPHQVKGETPVAFVVLKPHMSETDALKEKILQHTISVLGKALGPSNLYFVEDLPKTRNAKVMRRAIRTAYLNEESGDLSALENPQVVEGIRKLGQHT is encoded by the coding sequence TTGTCACAACACGCAGTATGGTTTCCTAGTGAAACATACAAAAAACAAACTCGATTGTATCAATGGATGAACTCACTTGGTTACACAGATTACGATGCCTTTCATGAAAAATCTATTGATGAAATAGAATGGTTTTGGGATCAGGCCGTTTCAGAACTTGGCATTGAATGGTTCCATGACTACAATCAAACATTAGATTTATCCAAAGGAATCAAGTATCCAAATTGGTTTGTTAACGGTAAGTTGAATGTTACCTACAATGCAGTGGAAAAGTGGGCTAATGATACGGATATGGCAAATGAACTTGCCCTTATATGGGAAAGTGATGAAGGATTAACTCGTATGTTTACTTATAAACAACTACTCAAAGAAGTAAATCAAGCAGCTGCTGGTTTTCAAGATATAGGAATAGAAAAAGGAGACATCATTGCTTTATACTTACCTATGATTCCAGAAACCCTTTTTTCCATGCTAGCCGCTTCTAAAATTGGTGCGATTTTTTCACCAGCATTCTCAGGTTATAAAGCAGACGCCATTGCGACTAGAATAAATGCATCAAAGGCCAAAGTACTCATAACAGCTGATGGATTCCACAGACGTGGTAAAACAATGCTTATGAAAGAAGAAGCAGACAAAGCAATCAAACAGTGTCCCTCTATAGAAAAAATGATAGTAGTTGAGCGTTTAGGTTCGGAAATAGATCTGGATGCGTACAAAGAAGTAACATGGTCGACCATGACGAAAAATGTAACCGATTTCAAAACCGAAGAAATGAACGCTGATGACCCTTTTATGATTATTTACACCTCAGGTACTACTGGTAAACCGAAAGGAGCTCTTCATACACATAGTGGCTTTCCTATTAAGGCTTCCTTTGATGCTGGTATTGGGATGGATGTAAAAAAGAAAGATACTTTATTTTGGTACACAGATATGGGATGGATGATGGGTCCATTTCTAGTGTATGGAGGGTTGATTAATGGTGCCTCCATTGTCATGTTTGAAGGAACACCTGACTACCCTAACCCAGATCGATTGTGGGATATTGTAGAAAGACACCAAGTGACACATCTTGGCATTTCACCTACACTAGTCCGCTCCTTGATGAAGAACGGGACAGATTGGGTCAATCAACATGATTTATCAACCCTACGAGTGATTGGAGCAACAGGAGAACCCTTTAATCCAGAACCATGGATGTGGTTATTTAAAGATGTCGGGAAATCACAAATCCCTATCTTTAACTATTCAGGAGGAACGGAAATATCAGGTGGAATGCTAGGCAATGTATTGGTAAAACCAATTGGTCCGGTAACCTTTAATTCAGCCTTACCTGGTATGGACGTACAAGTATATAATCATCAAGGAAATTCAGTCTCTAACCAAGTTGGCGAGCTTGTACTCCTTAAGCCATGGGTAGGTATGACGAAAGGGTTTTATAAAGAAAATGAACGGTATGAAAAAACATATTGGAATCGCTGGCCTGACACGTGGGTACATGGAGACTGGGTTATCCATGATGAGGAAGGATTTTATACCATTACAGGCCGATCTGATGACACGTTAAACGTTGCCGGCAAGCGAACGGGACCAGCTGAAATTGAATCTGTACTAGTTGAACATGATGCAGTAGTTGAGGCCGGGGTAATCGGAGTTCCCCATCAGGTTAAAGGCGAAACCCCCGTTGCATTTGTCGTCTTAAAACCCCATATGTCTGAAACAGATGCCTTAAAAGAAAAGATTTTGCAACATACTATTTCTGTTTTAGGAAAAGCATTAGGACCTAGTAATCTTTATTTTGTAGAGGACCTACCTAAAACAAGAAATGCTAAGGTAATGCGAAGAGCTATTCGAACAGCATATTTAAACGAAGAGTCTGGAGATTTATCAGCATTAGAAAATCCTCAAGTGGTGGAGGGAATTCGCAAGCTTGGTCAGCATACTTAA
- a CDS encoding FixH family protein, with amino-acid sequence MKKTIMKTFMFMFALFILAACGGQPKEEGNKASSSDSDDVPEMIEVSISTDPSSDQLKPKESFTIQAKVTQGDENVNDADEVEFEFWKKGQEEHKKVEGEFTEKGVYEIEKTVNEPGTYYVISHVTARGMHNMPQKELQIGEMYHGSSNEEGMDEGESYEEGSSEESDHGEGGIVAHVMLDDKLPVNEEVTLVGHLQKDNEPLTEAEIQFEVWKNGDEKHEYVDAKEGKQGEYSVAYTFKEQGEYHVNLHYKKGDMHSHKEKMVAVE; translated from the coding sequence ATGAAAAAAACAATAATGAAAACCTTTATGTTTATGTTTGCTTTATTTATTCTAGCTGCTTGTGGAGGTCAACCAAAAGAAGAAGGAAACAAAGCTTCATCAAGTGATTCCGATGATGTACCTGAAATGATTGAAGTTTCCATTTCAACAGACCCTTCAAGCGACCAATTAAAGCCTAAAGAGTCTTTCACTATTCAGGCTAAGGTAACCCAGGGTGATGAGAACGTAAATGATGCAGATGAAGTGGAGTTTGAATTTTGGAAGAAAGGCCAAGAAGAGCATAAAAAAGTAGAAGGTGAATTTACTGAAAAGGGTGTTTATGAAATAGAGAAAACAGTAAATGAACCAGGTACCTATTATGTTATTTCACATGTGACAGCAAGAGGCATGCATAATATGCCACAAAAAGAATTGCAAATTGGAGAAATGTATCATGGTTCATCCAATGAGGAAGGAATGGATGAAGGGGAAAGTTATGAAGAAGGTAGTAGTGAAGAATCTGATCATGGTGAGGGTGGCATAGTGGCGCATGTCATGTTAGATGATAAGCTACCTGTGAATGAAGAGGTTACCCTGGTAGGTCATTTACAAAAAGATAATGAACCTTTAACCGAAGCAGAAATACAGTTTGAAGTTTGGAAAAATGGGGACGAAAAACACGAATATGTAGATGCTAAAGAAGGTAAACAAGGTGAATATTCCGTAGCTTATACATTTAAAGAACAAGGGGAATACCATGTGAATCTTCACTATAAAAAAGGCGATATGCATAGTCATAAAGAAAAAATGGTGGCGGTTGAATAA
- a CDS encoding UDP-N-acetylmuramoyl-L-alanyl-D-glutamate--2,6-diaminopimelate ligase: protein MKLNDVINNIDYELIQGTEDTYIESISYHSKHIEQDSLFVCIKGQRTDGHDYIAQAVMKGASAIIVERKVALEFIPEDLTVIQVDKARSILPSLASQFYQYPSRDFRLVGVTGTNGKTSVSHMISSILQHAGRKVGSIGTLGNKVNEMDIESRRTTPTTPEALDLQDTFSKMKQSSVSDVVMEVSSMGLALDRVNGCDFDIGVFMNLTQDHLDDHGTFDNYKQAKLKLFKSCPFSIINADDEHAHDFIDASIGKYTTFGITNGEADLRAVSITSTASSVSFTLEGENLTEEISVPIPGEFTVYNSLAAIASCLQMGLSIEKIKEALAVVKSPEGRLQTIESDQGFSVMIDYANTPDALENVLSNIRAYTAGKLMVVFGCGGDKDPKKRAKMGQIASRWCDHMILTSDNPRSENPSTIIQDIEEGVLLESSYEVIEDRRKAIERSILLAEQGDIILIAGKGFETDQIIGETVLPFNDVEVVKSRLASSPASS, encoded by the coding sequence ATGAAATTAAACGATGTAATAAATAATATTGACTACGAATTGATTCAAGGCACAGAAGATACGTATATTGAATCAATCTCCTATCACTCTAAGCATATTGAGCAGGACTCACTCTTTGTATGTATAAAAGGACAACGTACTGATGGACATGACTATATTGCACAGGCTGTCATGAAAGGGGCTTCAGCGATTATAGTCGAAAGAAAAGTAGCCTTGGAATTTATACCAGAAGATTTAACGGTGATCCAAGTGGACAAGGCTCGTTCTATCTTACCTTCATTAGCTAGTCAATTCTATCAGTATCCTTCCAGAGATTTTCGGTTAGTAGGCGTAACTGGGACGAATGGGAAAACCTCTGTATCTCATATGATCTCTTCCATTCTACAACATGCTGGCCGAAAAGTGGGCAGCATTGGAACGCTAGGAAATAAAGTGAACGAAATGGATATAGAAAGTCGACGAACGACACCAACAACCCCAGAAGCGCTGGACCTTCAAGATACCTTCTCTAAGATGAAACAATCTAGCGTTTCGGATGTTGTTATGGAAGTCTCTTCGATGGGACTTGCTCTGGACCGTGTAAATGGATGTGATTTTGATATTGGTGTATTTATGAATCTAACCCAGGATCACTTAGATGATCATGGAACATTCGACAACTACAAACAAGCGAAATTGAAATTGTTCAAGAGCTGTCCATTCTCCATCATCAATGCTGATGATGAGCATGCCCATGATTTCATTGATGCTAGTATAGGAAAATACACAACGTTTGGAATAACGAATGGAGAAGCGGATTTACGGGCTGTTTCTATTACCAGTACTGCTTCTAGTGTTTCTTTTACACTAGAAGGGGAAAATCTAACCGAAGAAATCAGTGTCCCTATCCCGGGTGAATTTACCGTGTACAACTCATTAGCTGCCATTGCGAGTTGTTTACAAATGGGGCTTTCAATTGAAAAAATTAAAGAAGCGTTAGCTGTTGTAAAAAGTCCTGAGGGGCGCTTGCAGACTATTGAATCTGATCAAGGGTTCTCTGTTATGATTGATTATGCTAATACCCCAGATGCGCTGGAAAACGTCCTATCAAACATAAGAGCTTACACGGCCGGAAAACTGATGGTGGTATTTGGTTGTGGTGGAGATAAAGACCCTAAAAAAAGAGCAAAAATGGGACAGATAGCCAGTCGATGGTGCGATCATATGATTTTAACATCAGATAATCCTCGGTCTGAGAACCCCTCAACCATCATCCAAGATATAGAAGAAGGGGTATTACTTGAATCCAGCTACGAAGTTATTGAAGATCGACGAAAAGCAATAGAACGAAGCATCCTTCTAGCTGAACAAGGAGATATTATTCTAATCGCTGGAAAGGGATTTGAAACAGATCAAATCATTGGCGAAACAGTACTCCCATTTAATGATGTAGAAGTAGTGAAGAGTCGTTTAGCATCCTCACCAGCATCATCATAA